A stretch of the bacterium genome encodes the following:
- the dut gene encoding dUTP diphosphatase: MIRVKVERLPHGADLPLPAYQTEGAAALDLHAAVEGEVVLAPGETRLLPTGLKVAIPKGYELQIRPRSGLALKHRLAVLNSPGTIDSDYRGEVQVILSNFGAEPFTVTRGLRICQALLAKVERLEWQPVARVPETERGAGGFGHTGA; the protein is encoded by the coding sequence ATGATCCGCGTGAAGGTGGAACGCCTGCCCCACGGGGCCGACCTGCCGCTGCCCGCCTATCAGACGGAGGGCGCCGCCGCCCTCGACCTGCACGCCGCGGTGGAGGGGGAGGTGGTCCTGGCCCCGGGCGAGACCCGCCTGCTGCCCACTGGCCTCAAAGTGGCCATCCCCAAGGGCTACGAACTGCAGATCCGGCCCCGCTCGGGCCTGGCCCTCAAACACCGCCTGGCCGTGCTCAACAGCCCGGGCACCATCGACAGCGACTACCGTGGCGAGGTGCAGGTCATCCTCAGCAACTTCGGCGCTGAGCCCTTCACCGTCACACGCGGCCTGCGCATCTGCCAGGCCCTGCTGGCCAAGGTGGAGCGCCTGGAGTGGCAGCCCGTGGCGCGCGTTCCCGAGACGGAGCGTGGCGCCGGCGGCTTCGGCCACACGGGAGCCTGA
- a CDS encoding pitrilysin family protein codes for MEQHLQRSVLDNGLVVLSERMPGAPACSLGLWLRRGSSGEEGWPGGITHLLEHMVFKGTRTRSAREISRLVENRGGQLNASTGRGNTSFYCNSLGEDWELCLDLLADMLLDSVLDPRELEKEQRVIVDEIRQVEESPDELLYDQAFRDMYPASPWGLPVQGTEEEVRSVDRDSLARFAATFQRGGELVLAYAGDLDHEFLHRRAEALFGGLPGGRLEVPPPPVVVPGRSDHFNGFGRQAHVQMGRSGPDASHPQLPALSLLTLLLGDGMSSRLFQRLREEMGLCYTVFSWQESLDRGAAFGAYFACDAARVDEVEAACRAEFISLREGGADAEELEHARRQMRGGWLIAQEQSISRMAQLAKGELRYGRLVSIDERLERLERQSVKSLAEAAWHWLDPDTLHISRLLPEEDA; via the coding sequence ATGGAACAACATCTGCAGCGCAGCGTCCTGGACAACGGGCTGGTCGTCCTGAGCGAGCGCATGCCTGGCGCCCCCGCCTGCAGCCTCGGCCTCTGGCTGCGGCGCGGCAGCAGCGGGGAGGAGGGCTGGCCGGGCGGCATCACCCACCTGCTCGAGCACATGGTTTTCAAGGGAACGCGCACCCGCTCGGCCCGGGAGATCAGCCGTCTGGTGGAGAACCGGGGCGGACAGCTCAACGCCTCCACCGGGCGGGGCAACACCTCCTTCTACTGCAATTCCCTGGGCGAGGACTGGGAGCTGTGCCTGGACCTGCTGGCGGACATGCTGCTCGATTCCGTGCTCGACCCTCGCGAGCTGGAGAAGGAACAGCGCGTCATCGTGGACGAGATCCGCCAGGTGGAGGAAAGCCCCGACGAGCTGCTCTACGACCAGGCCTTCCGCGACATGTACCCCGCCAGCCCCTGGGGCCTGCCCGTGCAGGGGACGGAGGAGGAGGTGCGCTCTGTGGACCGGGACAGCTTGGCCCGCTTCGCCGCCACTTTCCAGCGGGGCGGGGAGCTGGTGCTGGCCTACGCCGGCGACCTGGACCACGAGTTCCTCCACCGCCGGGCCGAGGCCCTTTTCGGCGGTTTGCCCGGCGGGCGTCTGGAGGTGCCGCCGCCGCCCGTCGTGGTCCCGGGCCGCAGCGACCATTTCAACGGCTTCGGCCGTCAGGCCCATGTGCAGATGGGGCGCAGCGGACCCGACGCCTCCCACCCCCAACTGCCGGCGCTCAGCCTGCTCACACTGCTGCTGGGGGACGGCATGAGCAGCCGCCTCTTCCAGCGCCTGCGGGAGGAGATGGGCCTTTGCTACACGGTCTTCTCCTGGCAGGAAAGCCTGGATCGCGGGGCCGCTTTCGGCGCCTACTTCGCCTGCGACGCGGCCCGCGTCGACGAGGTGGAGGCGGCCTGCCGGGCCGAGTTCATCAGCCTGCGGGAGGGTGGCGCGGATGCGGAGGAGTTGGAGCACGCCCGGCGCCAGATGCGCGGGGGCTGGCTCATCGCCCAGGAGCAGAGCATCAGCCGCATGGCCCAGCTGGCCAAGGGGGAGCTGCGCTACGGGCGCCTGGTGTCCATCGACGAGCGGCTCGAGCGGCTGGAACGCCAAAGCGTGAAGAGCCTGGCCGAGGCGGCCTGGCACTGGCTGGATCCGGACACCCTGCACATCAGCCGCCTGTTGCCCGAGGAGGACGCATGA
- a CDS encoding polysaccharide deacetylase family protein produces the protein MRPIPVLTWHKISRRREAGLTVVSPGRFLQQVEALVAHGARAISLEDYLGRRGRQGDDERLCLLAFDDAYVCVAEEAHPVLARRGLPATLFPVLDWIGLDNGWDRSLAGRPFRHLDEDGIARLLAEGWSLGLHGRSHRHLAGRGLAVLEQEVVKARAELELRFGRSVHALAWPYGRCDRRAVLVAEAAGLRLGFGNARGDDHPLCRRRHLVYPLHGPAALRAMLDGAPPDHLQRLAARGAWLASLVGGGHPPHLV, from the coding sequence ATGCGGCCCATTCCCGTCCTGACCTGGCACAAGATCTCCCGGCGGCGGGAAGCGGGCCTCACCGTGGTGTCTCCCGGACGCTTCCTCCAGCAGGTGGAGGCCCTGGTCGCCCACGGCGCCCGCGCCATCAGCCTGGAGGACTACCTGGGGCGGCGGGGCCGGCAGGGCGATGACGAGCGGCTCTGCCTGCTGGCCTTCGACGACGCCTACGTCTGCGTGGCGGAGGAGGCCCATCCCGTCCTGGCCCGCCGCGGCCTGCCCGCCACCCTCTTCCCCGTGCTGGACTGGATCGGCCTGGACAACGGCTGGGACCGCAGCCTGGCGGGGCGCCCCTTCCGCCACCTGGACGAGGACGGCATCGCGCGACTGCTGGCGGAGGGCTGGTCCCTGGGCTTGCACGGTCGCAGCCACCGCCACTTGGCCGGCCGCGGGCTGGCTGTGCTGGAGCAGGAAGTGGTGAAGGCCCGCGCCGAGCTGGAGCTGCGCTTCGGCCGCAGCGTCCACGCCCTGGCCTGGCCCTACGGCCGTTGCGACCGCCGGGCCGTGCTGGTGGCTGAGGCGGCCGGCCTGCGCCTGGGCTTCGGCAACGCCCGGGGGGACGACCACCCCCTCTGCCGGCGCCGCCATCTTGTTTATCCCCTGCATGGCCCCGCCGCCCTCCGCGCCATGCTGGACGGGGCGCCGCCCGATCACCTGCAGCGCCTGGCCGCCCGCGGGGCCTGGCTGGCGTCCCTCGTGGGCGGCGGCCACCCGCCCCATCTTGTTTGA